GGTTCCGTGCCGCCGGGAGGCAAAGAGCTGTTTGCGAATGGCTACCTACCCGCCAGCTATCAGGCAACCTCAATTAAGGCAGAAGGGATTCCCGTCGACAACATTATTCCTACACGTTCCGCAAAGCAGCGACAAAAGCTGAAGTGGCTATCACTTCAAGACGGCGAATTCGCAAAAAAAGTCGGCGAACAATCGGGAGTCGAATCGGCAATTCGCAATTATGAAATGGCGTTTCGCATGCAGACCGCCGTTCCCGGTACACTCGATCTGGCGAACGAAACAAAAGCCACCAAGGAACAATATGGCTTGAACGCGGAAGACAAAGATCTACGCTCGTATGCGACACAGTGCCTGCGAGCTCGCCGACTGCTAGAGGCAGGCGTCCGATTTGTTGAGGTGACTGCCAATCCCGTCGGCCTCGACAATGGAAGCTGGGATCAGCATGGCAATTTGAAAGCGGGCCATGAAAAAAATGCACTTGTCACTGACCAGCCAATCGCTGCGTTGATTAACGACCTGAAAGAGCGAGGCCTATTCGACGATACGTTGATTCTCTGGGCTGGCGAAATGGGACGAACACCCCACGCCGGTGGAGCACCGGGCGACGGCCGCGACCATCACACATCAGGCTTCACCGTTTGGCTCGCGGGCGGAGGCATCAAGGGCGGCACGATTTACGGAGCGACAGACGAATTTGGAATGGAAGCCGTTGAGAACGTGGTCACCATGCATGACCTACACGCCACGGTCCTTCACCTGCTGGGACTCGACCACGAACGTCTCACATTTCGCTATGGCGGCCGAGACATGCGTCTGACCGACGTTCATGGACACGTTGTCCAGGATATTCTTCGATAAGCTGAACGGCCGCTTTCAATTCACCTGTTGAGCATCAGCAAACCGGCGACGAGCCTACAAGTCAGCGGCACGACCGACTGACTTGTGATTTTTTTCCGCTGAAGGTGGTACATTCGCAAAAGATGCCAAGCGATTGATCCACAAGCCTCAGCGCCAAAACAAACTGCCTGGTTATCCTGCGATGTCACTCGAGCTGAATCGGTAATTTCCATCCCAGACGCTTTGGATCATCCCGCACAAAGACATCCCGCACATAGACTATGTGCTCATGTCAACGTTAACCACCGATTTGGCAGCCGCTTCTGCCTCAAAAAATTCGAATTCAGTGTCTTTGAATCCGAACATGCCGGCGACCAGGTTGCTGGGAAACATTTGAACTCGGTTGAAGAAATCCCGGACGTTGGCATTGTAGAATCGACGTGATCGCGCGATTCGAGTTTCGGTTTCGCCCAACTCTTTTTGCAGCTCGAGAAAATTCTGGCTGGCCTTCAAGTCGGGATAGGCTTCGAAGGTCGCTAATAGGCCATGAACGGCCTTCCCAAGTTGGTCTTCTACTTTGGCTCGGTCTGGTGGGCTTTTGGAGCGATCATTGACCGCCGTCGTGCGCAGGGCGGTGACGTCTTTCAAAAGTGTCTTCTCGTGGGTGGCGTACCCCTTTACACAATTGACCAGGTTGGGGATCAAGTCGTGTCGGCGCTCGAGTTCGGTGTCAATGTCGGACCAGGATTCTCGACATGACTGACGCCCGGACACCAAATTGTTTTGCAAGCTGATGACATAAATGATTAATACCAGTAAACCGGCACCAATAACAATCAGCGTGACGAGAGCGGGTGATATCGCTGCCAAGAGCTGTATCGAGGAACTCATAAGCATGATCCTTTAGCGTTCAGTCGGTTGTATTGTGCTTCAAGTCTTCGGGGATATTCCCCAACAAGTCAACGCAGGCATCCAACTGCTTTTGCACTTCCTCCGGTTCCATCGTGAACCACGTGGATACCATGATGCCGCCCGAATTGATTTCGATCCCGTGTTGCAAGCCGTGCTCCATTAGCTGTTCCATCATGGCCTGATCAATGATGGCGAATGCCCATTTGGGATCGTTGGATTTTACCTGATACTGTTTGTTAAATGAATCTAATTCAAATTTGACATTCTTTAGCGTGAGGCTGCTACCCTCTTCAATACCGAACGACGCCAATCTTTTCCAAAGCTTTTTTGGGGTGATCAGGGTGCGGTGTAGTGGCATATCGGTGAGAATCAGGATCGAGCTAAACTCGCCCTCGCTCCAATCAAAGTCCTGTCCCGTCGCGACCACATAGTCATAGAACACCGTGTCCCAACTAACGACGGTATAGCCCTTCCAAGAGCCCCAACAGATATTCTTGTCAGATTGCCAATCTCCACGAAAACGATTCGATATGAACTGTCCATATTGGGATTGGATTTTCGAGCGACCAAACCTTTTTGCGAACATTCTTTGCTGGGAAGACAGTGGCTTTTCACCGTGCAGCTCACTCTGATCTACCGTGGCAGGGTTCGGCGGCGCCTGAAAAGACTGTCCGGTCAACGCGAACTGCAAGCCATTGGCCTTGGCCCATTTGCGATAGCGTTTGGCCCGTTTTCGGTTCTTTAACCAGAAATAGACAAGCTGCAAAAGGCCTTGAACGGGGATCGCTTTGAGAATGTCATCGAGTGCTGACATGTTTAGCTGGCTCCAGTAGCGGTGCTGTTTCGGCAGCTGGTAGCTTTTCGCCCATGGAAACGAACCGCCCGCATCACTCACGTTCAGTTTTGGCCTGCGGAACATAAAGCAAGCCGGGCAAAAAAAACGTCCCCGGACATGGTATTAAAAAGAACCAAACAAAAAAAGCCCGAAAATTCCAAAGGTAGGCTAATTGAATCAACAGGCATTTCCGAGCCAGCCCCTGTCGCGGATACATCGACCTTCGCAATCGGCGATGGAACTCCGCTCTCGGAAATCGCCGAATTAGATACGATGGTCACCGTGGTCGATGCGGCCAACTTCCTGGAAGATCTCAGAATCCCCAAGAATCTGAAGAGCATCGACCAGGCAGCAACGGAAGACGACCCGCGAACCGTCGCCGATCTGCTTACCGCATAGGTCGAATTTGCCAATATCATCATCTTAAACAAGACGGATCTGGTTGACCAAGACACACGGGGAACGATCGAAGGCTTTGTCGAGCAACTAAATCCTCACGTTCTCAAGCTACAGGC
This DNA window, taken from Pirellulaceae bacterium, encodes the following:
- a CDS encoding DUF1501 domain-containing protein; the protein is MNTMPSSCPGRVPRPINRREMLATASTGFGLMSLSALMSDNSYAGLAEGIRSHFQPKCKRVVFLFMPGGVSHVDSFDPKPSLKKHHGQSIGKWANAKSMGANPGRKWKESPWNFQNFGQSGIPVSDLFPNMAQCVDDLAIVRSMVAEVPLHAGGNLFLHSGRLRAGSPSLGSWINYGLGSESQNLPGYVLLNSGSVPPGGKELFANGYLPASYQATSIKAEGIPVDNIIPTRSAKQRQKLKWLSLQDGEFAKKVGEQSGVESAIRNYEMAFRMQTAVPGTLDLANETKATKEQYGLNAEDKDLRSYATQCLRARRLLEAGVRFVEVTANPVGLDNGSWDQHGNLKAGHEKNALVTDQPIAALINDLKERGLFDDTLILWAGEMGRTPHAGGAPGDGRDHHTSGFTVWLAGGGIKGGTIYGATDEFGMEAVENVVTMHDLHATVLHLLGLDHERLTFRYGGRDMRLTDVHGHVVQDILR
- a CDS encoding LemA family protein gives rise to the protein MSSSIQLLAAISPALVTLIVIGAGLLVLIIYVISLQNNLVSGRQSCRESWSDIDTELERRHDLIPNLVNCVKGYATHEKTLLKDVTALRTTAVNDRSKSPPDRAKVEDQLGKAVHGLLATFEAYPDLKASQNFLELQKELGETETRIARSRRFYNANVRDFFNRVQMFPSNLVAGMFGFKDTEFEFFEAEAAAKSVVNVDMST
- a CDS encoding DUF3137 domain-containing protein, translated to MSALDDILKAIPVQGLLQLVYFWLKNRKRAKRYRKWAKANGLQFALTGQSFQAPPNPATVDQSELHGEKPLSSQQRMFAKRFGRSKIQSQYGQFISNRFRGDWQSDKNICWGSWKGYTVVSWDTVFYDYVVATGQDFDWSEGEFSSILILTDMPLHRTLITPKKLWKRLASFGIEEGSSLTLKNVKFELDSFNKQYQVKSNDPKWAFAIIDQAMMEQLMEHGLQHGIEINSGGIMVSTWFTMEPEEVQKQLDACVDLLGNIPEDLKHNTTD
- a CDS encoding GTP-binding protein; this encodes MVLKRTKQKKPENSKGRLIESTGISEPAPVADTSTFAIGDGTPLSEIAELDTMVTVVDAANFLEDLRIPKNLKSIDQAATEDDPRTVADLLTA